The nucleotide sequence GCACCGTCACCCGCCAGAAGGCCCGAGCCGGCGTGAGGCCCAGGCTGCGCGCGCCCTCCAGCCAGGCCGGGTCCTGCGCCTGAAGGCCCGCTCGCAGCGCGAGGAGGAAGTACGGATACGTGGACACCGTCAGCGCCAGCAGCGCCCCGGGGAAGCCATACACCGAGGGCACGGGCAGACCCCACCGGGACAGGGGCTCCTCCAGCGCACCGCCCGTGCCGAACGCGGCCAGCAGCACATAGCCGCTGACGAAGGTGGGCAGCGCCAGCGGCACGCACAGCAGCACCACCCAGGCGCGCCGCCCCGGCAGGTCCGTGCGCGAGGTGAGCCACGCGAGCGGCAGCGACACCGCCGCCGCGCACGCCGTCACCGCGCCGGCCAGCCCGAGCGTGCGCCAGAGCAGGCCCCACGTCCTGTCCCGCAGCAGCAGCCTCCACGTGTCCGCGTCCGCATCCGACGCGCGCACGACGAGATACACGGCCGGCAGCAGCGCGAGCGCGGCCATGGCCACACCCGCCACCCACAGCCACCACGGGGCACGACGCGTCATCCGGGCCTCAGAGGACGCCGGTGTCCTGCAGCAGCTTCACCGTGCCGCGCAGGTCGTCCAGCTTCGACAGGTCCAGGTCGGGCGAGCCCACCTTGGAGAGCTCCGGCAGCGCGGCGGCCGTCTTCACGCCGGACACCAGCGGGTACTCGTACGTCTCCGTGGAGAAGTACGTCTGGGCGTCGGTCTCCAGCAGGTACGTGGCCAGCTTGCGCGCCGCGTCCGCCTTCTTCGTCTCCTTGAGGATGCTCACGCCCGCCACGTTCACCAGCGCGCCCGGGTCTCCGGCGGCGACGAAGTGGTTGGCCACGGGGAGCTCGCCCTTGTCCTTCTTCGCGGCGTACAGGTAGTAGTGGTTCACGAAGCCCGCGTCGATTTCACCGCGCACGAGCGCCTCGATGATGGCCGCGTTGTTCTTGTAGACGCGCGGCGAGTTGGCCTGCATGCCCTTGAGCCACTGCGTGGCGGCCTCTTCCCCCTTGAGCAGCCGCAGCGTGGTGACGAAGGCCTGGAAGGAAGCGTTGGTGGGCGCCCAGCCGAGGCGGCCCTTCCACTTCGCGTCCGTGAAGCCGAGGATGCTCTTCGGCAGCTCCTCCGCCTTCACCTTCTTGGTGTTGTAGGCCACCGTGCGCGCCCTGCCGCTGGTGCCCACCCACAAGCCCTGCGGCGAGCGGAAGCGCGCGTCCACCTTGCCCAGCACCTCCTTGGGCAGCGGCTGCAAGCGGCCCGCGTTGGCCAGGGCGCCGAGCCCCCCCGCGTCCTGCGCGAAGAACACGTCGGCGGGCGTCTTCGCGCCCTCCTCCAGCAGCGTGGCGGCCAGCTGCGGCGTCTCGCCGTAGCGCACCTTCACCTCGATGCCGGTCTTCTCGGTGAACTTCTTGAAGAGGGGGCCTACCAGCTTCTCGTTGCGACCGGAGTAGACGGTGAGCGTCTCCGCCGCGAGCGCGGTGGAGGACAGGGACAGGAACAGGCAGATGGAGAGTAGGCGCGTCATGGCGGGCGGAACCTAACGGACCCGCCTCCCGGCTTCCACCGGATGCGCCATGACTTGCGCGGAGTGTGTCCAGCTCCACGGGCGGCACCACGCTCGCGCGGAGCGTGCACCCGCGGGGGTGCCGGATGAAACGTTGCCCCCACGCACAGCGAGCACCGGATTCGGGCGCGCGGGCGCGTGGCGGGATAGCCTCCGCCGCCGCAAGCCCACCCGCCGTCGCGGAGACCCACCATGCTTCGCCCGCTCATCGCCGCCTGTGCCGCCATCCTGCTCGCCGCTCCGCTCGCCTCGGCGCAGCAGCCGACGAAGCCGCAGCAGCAGCCCGCGCAGCAACCACCGCCGAAGCAGCCCACGCAGCAGGCAGCGCCAGTGCAGCCGTCCGCGCAGCAGCAGCCCGCCGCCAAGGGGACGCAGCCTCCCAACTCGATGAAGACCGCGGGCGAGCGCACCCAGGCGGCCCTGCAGCAGGTGCCCGCGGCGCGGCCCGAGGACGTGGCCTCCATCTCAGGCCTCATGAACGCGCTCTACGACGTCATCAGTGGCCCGGCGGGACAGGCGCGCGACTGGCAGCGCTTCCGCTCCCTCTTCTATCCGGGCGCGCGGATGATTCCCGTCCGCCGCGCGAAGGCCGGAGCGGGCCCCGGCATCTCGCCTATCACCCCGGACGACTACGCCACCTGGGGCGTGGACTTCTTCAACAAGCACGCCTTCTTCGAGAAGGAGACGCACCGGCAGGTGTCCGGCTACGGCGACCTGGTCAACGTGCTCAGCGCCTACGAGACGCGCGACTCCGCCAGTGGCGCGGCGACGGCCAAGGGCGTCAACAGCCTGCAGCTCGTCTTCGACGGCCAGCGGTGGTGGGTGATGAACATCGCCTGGATTGACGAGAAGACCGCGGGGACTCCGGTGCCGAAGGACTTCGCGCGGAAGGAGTAGAAGGAGCCACATGCGCCCCCGGTCCTCTTGTGACGTGCTCGTCGTGGGCAACTACTGCCACGACCTGCTGCGACTCGGCTCCGGCCGGGAGACGCATGCGCTCGGGGGCTCGTCGGCGTACATCTCCTCGGTGCTGGACGCCATGGAGGTGGACTACGCGGTGGCCGCCGTCGCGGGCGAGGACTTCCGCTACGCGGACCGCCTCCGGTATCCGCCGCGAATCGTCCCCGGGACTCGCACCACGCAGTTCACCGCGGAGCTGGGCCAGGGCGAGCGGGTGCTGCGCGTCAGTGCCCGCGCGGAGCCCATCCTCCCTGAGGACATCACCGTGGATGCACGCGTGGCGCTCGCCTGCGGGGTGATGGGGGAGCTGCTCCCGGAGACACTCGTCCGCGTCTCCGAGCGAGCGCGGTATGTGGTCGCGGATGCGCAGGGCCTGCTCCGGGCGCTGGATGGCGAGGGCCGCGTGCTCAACCAGCGCCTGGAAGAGACACCCTACGCCACGCACCTCGAGCGCCTCCACGTGCTGAAGGCCAGCGAGGAGGAGGCACGGGCGCTGGACGTCGAGCAGGTGAGGAAGCGGACACGCCTCGTCATCACCCGGGGACGCGAGGGCTGCACGGTGCTCACCGAGAACGAGCGCATCGACGTGCCCGCCTTCCCCGCCGAAGAGGTGGACCCCACCGGCGCGGGTGACTGCTTCCTCGCGGGCTTCGCGCTGGGTCTGCTGCGGGAGTTGCCGCTCTCGCGGTGCGCGGAGCTGGCCAACTGGTTTGGTGCACAGGCGGTGATGCAGGTGGGCGTGCCCACACTGGACGTGTCCACGCTTCCGGCGACACTGCGGTGAACGTGCGGCATGGAGGTGCCTCGTGGACGTCCCGCCCATCGACTACGCGGAGAAGCTGGTCCGCTACTTCCAGAGGGTGTGCGCCAATCATCCTGAGGACGCGCTCTGGGCCCGAGAGCTCCGCTTCGCGGAGGAACTCGTGCACCTGACGCGGCAGCAGCCCCTGGATGCGGAGGCACTTCGCAACTTGCTCCGTCGGCTGGAGCAAGAGCTGAAGGCGGAAAACATAGGCAGCTCCGCCGGGTATGAGGTGTACATGACGGCGAAGCTCTGGGCGAAGGCAGCGCTTGGTGAGTAGGCGCAAGACCGCGAGCAACGTGAGTCCATGGGCGCGGGCCCCGAGCATCGCCCCGGCGTGGTCCTCGCGGCAGGCGCCGCACCGGACTTTCTTGTTATAACGAACAAACCATGAATCTGGCCCGCTCCGCCGTCCTCGCGCTCCTGTGGGTGCTCGTCGTCGTCCCCGTGGCCTCCGCACGCGCGGCCACCGCCATCGTCAAGGTCGCTGACGGGTGGCAGCTCCAGGTGGATGGGAAGCCCTACGTGGCCAGGGGCGTCACCTTCAGCGGCAGCCGCTCCGCGGACTACGAGAAGGACTGCGCGCGACTCGCGGCCCTCGGGGTGAACACGCTGCGCACCTGGGGCACCGGGACGGAGACTCGGGTGCTGCTCGATGCCGCGCACAAGCACGGGCTCAAGGTGCTCGTCGGGCTCTGGCTGCGGCAGGGCCGCCCCGGCGCCGAGAGCGATGACTCCTTCGACTACCTCCGCGACACCAAGGGCATGAAGAAGCAGTTCACGGAGACGCTCGCGCAGGTGCGTCACTTCAAGGACCACCCCGCCGTGCTCGCCTGGGGCATCGGCAACGAGGTGCTGCTCAACTCACCCGACGACGCGTCGAAGGAAGCCTACGCGCGCTTCCTGGAGCAGGTCGTCAGCGAGGTGAAGAAAATCGACACGGGCCACCCCGTCATCTCCGTCGACGCGTGGATGTTCGGCGTGCCGTGGTGGGAGAAGTACACGCCGTCCCTCGACGCCTACGGCCTCAACGTCTACGGCGGTGGCATCCACGTCCTTCCTGGTGAGCTCAAGAAGGCCGGCGTGACCAGGCCGTGGTTCATCACCGAGTTCGGCGCCCAGGGCGAGTGGGACGCGCCCAAGGATGCGAACGGCGTCCCGCGCGAGCCGGATGACACGCAGAAGTACGACGCCATCGTCGACGGCTGGCGGAATGCCCTCGCTCCGCAAGTGCAGGCGGGGCGCTGCCTGGGCCTGTTCGTCTTCAACTACAGCGCGTCGTTCGACCACACCGGGCTGTGGCTCGGCATGCTGTCGGGCACCTCCACCCGGCCCGCGTGGCACGCGGTGCGCGAGGCCTATTCCGGCCAGAAGCCCGCCACGCCGCTACCCCGGATTGCCAGCGTCACCGTGGGCGAGGTGAAGCGCGAGAAGTCCAGCACGTTCGCCCAGGTCCGCGTCGATGCGAAGGACGCGGAGGGCACCCCGCTCGACGT is from Pyxidicoccus trucidator and encodes:
- a CDS encoding iron ABC transporter substrate-binding protein: MTRLLSICLFLSLSSTALAAETLTVYSGRNEKLVGPLFKKFTEKTGIEVKVRYGETPQLAATLLEEGAKTPADVFFAQDAGGLGALANAGRLQPLPKEVLGKVDARFRSPQGLWVGTSGRARTVAYNTKKVKAEELPKSILGFTDAKWKGRLGWAPTNASFQAFVTTLRLLKGEEAATQWLKGMQANSPRVYKNNAAIIEALVRGEIDAGFVNHYYLYAAKKDKGELPVANHFVAAGDPGALVNVAGVSILKETKKADAARKLATYLLETDAQTYFSTETYEYPLVSGVKTAAALPELSKVGSPDLDLSKLDDLRGTVKLLQDTGVL
- a CDS encoding nuclear transport factor 2 family protein, translated to MLRPLIAACAAILLAAPLASAQQPTKPQQQPAQQPPPKQPTQQAAPVQPSAQQQPAAKGTQPPNSMKTAGERTQAALQQVPAARPEDVASISGLMNALYDVISGPAGQARDWQRFRSLFYPGARMIPVRRAKAGAGPGISPITPDDYATWGVDFFNKHAFFEKETHRQVSGYGDLVNVLSAYETRDSASGAATAKGVNSLQLVFDGQRWWVMNIAWIDEKTAGTPVPKDFARKE
- a CDS encoding PfkB family carbohydrate kinase; its protein translation is MRPRSSCDVLVVGNYCHDLLRLGSGRETHALGGSSAYISSVLDAMEVDYAVAAVAGEDFRYADRLRYPPRIVPGTRTTQFTAELGQGERVLRVSARAEPILPEDITVDARVALACGVMGELLPETLVRVSERARYVVADAQGLLRALDGEGRVLNQRLEETPYATHLERLHVLKASEEEARALDVEQVRKRTRLVITRGREGCTVLTENERIDVPAFPAEEVDPTGAGDCFLAGFALGLLRELPLSRCAELANWFGAQAVMQVGVPTLDVSTLPATLR
- a CDS encoding glycoside hydrolase family 2 TIM barrel-domain containing protein; this encodes MNLARSAVLALLWVLVVVPVASARAATAIVKVADGWQLQVDGKPYVARGVTFSGSRSADYEKDCARLAALGVNTLRTWGTGTETRVLLDAAHKHGLKVLVGLWLRQGRPGAESDDSFDYLRDTKGMKKQFTETLAQVRHFKDHPAVLAWGIGNEVLLNSPDDASKEAYARFLEQVVSEVKKIDTGHPVISVDAWMFGVPWWEKYTPSLDAYGLNVYGGGIHVLPGELKKAGVTRPWFITEFGAQGEWDAPKDANGVPREPDDTQKYDAIVDGWRNALAPQVQAGRCLGLFVFNYSASFDHTGLWLGMLSGTSTRPAWHAVREAYSGQKPATPLPRIASVTVGEVKREKSSTFAQVRVDAKDAEGTPLDVSFAYNFRGAATRHERDEVVRLQATPGPTPDAWLVRLPTVKGPIKLYALAKDRAGNLVAATTSVALPVAP